The following DNA comes from Buteo buteo chromosome 7, bButBut1.hap1.1, whole genome shotgun sequence.
CTTAGAGAAACATTACATCATGTAGTGCTTTAACTATCCACATATTCATACAAATATGTCCTCTATCAATGCTAAGAGCTTGTGGTTTAAAGCACAAAAGAGGACTTCACTCTCCCCAAGTGCAAGCATGTTGCCTTGGTTTCCAGgacactaagaaaaaaaagagaacttcaTTGTGACTTGTGTTTGAAAAGATTTCTAGacatacatttaaattaagttaatttggCAGCTCTTTTGTCACTCCTGGTATAAAGTCGAGGGGACAGAATGGCACAGGACTGAACTGACTGAGAAACAACCACTGTAGATGTTGCATGCAGTTGGTACAGTTAATCATTAGATGCTGGCATTTATTGCACATCTGGGGACATAACagaatttatatataaatgaaacaaagtgCAATCACCATTTTTAATGAGCATGCACAATAACACATTgtaaaaagcctttttatagAAATTACCTTATTGCAATtacacaggaagagaaaaaaagggttcTGAAGTTACAGTGtacaaaataaagcacattGCTCCAATGACGGATTGAAGAAAAATCCCTAAGTGTCTTGGGACTGAATGCTATCCAGTTTGAAAGATATTGATTAAGTGTCTTCCATTTCTCTATGCTGAAAGATCTGAGATAACTAGTTTGTCTGACTTGTCCCCAGTTTCAGGGGGAGATAAGACTTCATCTGTGTCATAGTCTTCTTCAAATGATCTGCAAAGATAAAAGGTATGtctttaaaagctgtattttggtGAAAGCATTTTCAGGTTATTTCAGTAGCTACTAAAACAGTTGGCTAATATACAGTAGTATGCAAGATGTTAACCTCGAGCAGGCTATTTATAAGGCATTGAAAACAGTGCAGTAGTAATCAGTATTCTGAGAGCTGACATAATTTTGTGCTCCCATCCATCCTCATCTGTAAGTTCCAGAACAGCTTTTCACTAGTGTTCAGCATTATAAAATTTGAATCCAGTTTCAGTAACAATTGTCAGTAGCTCACAGTAGCCTTAATAGTTCAGTGTAGAAATAAAGTCATCCAGCCATGCATCCAGGCCCTAGAGGAGATTTGGCTTGCTCAGACTTGCCCCAAAACACCTGGTTTCCAAAGCATCTTCTGGCTTAGGATATGTTTTGACATCCACAGAAGAACAATTGTGGCCACACTGTTATGTTCCTCTCTCACTTGTTTTGAAGTTTAACAGCCAGATCTTAGCATTTGTGGCCTGAGGAGGTTTGGCTGTGAATTCTCAACTCCAGCCAGTTGCACTATTGGAGCTGGTTGGCTTCTGTGCTCTCATTTCGTGAGAAATGATGTTTTCCCTCCAGTCTCAGCACACTACAGGTTAGTTTCTCAGGGCACccatgaaattaaaattcttccttttgttctgaAAGCAATGCTGCTTATGAAGGAAACGTTGCAGCACATGTTCCAACGGCAAGCACAGGAATAGCTCTAGTTTGTTCTGTGGTAAACTGGGCTGCAAAAAGGTTAACTCCTTTGATACCTCAGCACGGATGGTACCAAGAAAGAATTGTGTACCACTTCTTGTGCTGTTTTCCCCTTCACTAACCCATATGCAGGCACAGCAAATCCTTGGGAGCCTGTCAGTATGTATGTCCTGCTGCGGCGAGGATTCTATGCCATAGTCTGGTGATCCCTATGTGAAGAAGAGACAAATAGCATAGAGATTTTCCTGGACAACATTTTCATCATCTCTTCCATAAAGAAAAGCACCTGCTTAGTAATTCTGCCACCTTCTGGATCCTTGCATAAGtgggagaagggaaacaaaTGTCTGGATCCTACACCAATAACTGTTCTGATCATACATGCAAGGATACCAAAAAGTACACAATATGCACACTTTTTGCTTAAGCAGTACCTGTCTGGAGTCTGCATGGCCCTGCCTCCCCTACCTGGGAATGGACTGTGCATGTTTGtacatgcctcagtttctctaATGGCTCCTTGGTTCAAGATGATGCAGCTGaggaaaactttttatttccatttaaatgctGTTCTTAGGAGTGGTCCTTTTGTGTCCCCTCTTCCTTCAGTTTTACCAACCTCtgttagttttcttcctttttttcctataataGAATGTGACCTCTTTCCTGTATTATTTATCTTGCACATTCACCAGCACTTGGAGCTccattgtaatattttttctggtGCCTTTTGCTTCTGGACTAAACCTTCTCATGTCTGCTTCAAAACAGGCTTCCCATTGTCCTTTCCACAAGAATTACTTTTCCCCTGCACTCTTTTGCTCCTTAAACGCTTTCCACCTTTATGGCGAGGAAGCATCCAAGGAACAGCTTTTCCACGAGATGAGCACTAAAGATAATCACCTTCTCTCCTTCCAGGCCAGTTTCATGACTTCACAGTCCCATAAATACACGTATGGGCTCGTGTAGATTAAACACCCATTCCTCAAGACTCAAGCATGGCAATTCTAGCTTgttcagagaaggcaaattACTCCAGGAAATTCTTTGTCCTTCCTTCTAGCAAACGCATTTTGTCACATTTTGTTCAGCGATGTacttcttccccctttcccttccttatGCTGTTGGGTTCATGAAAGTGAACAACTGAGCCATCAGCTGACTTGAGGGAGATGGTCTAAGCTGCCTAAACCATCACCTGATCCTGTGTCTTTGTCCCACCTATCCACCTCTGAGCAGGATTGCTCTGCATTGTGCCCTCACTCCTTCTTGCTCAGGTTGAACGGGATTCTTTCCTATCAGCAGCTGATAAAAGATGGCCTCTTCCTCcttatttctcttcctgtgGAGAAAGATCTCTTTGCATGAATGCAATTGTGGCTTCCACATACACCAGCTGGCTGGTTTCTGCAACAGTGAACAAAGTGGTGCCCACTTCTGCCAGGCAGGCCATAGCCTGGACTACAGGAAAGGATTTCTGCAAAACCAATGCTTATATCTGCATTAAGAGCTTGTGTTGGTCAGATTCAATTATTGGTTCTGCTTTCAAACAACAATGCGTGTATACATTCACCAGGGAACAGACTCTTTTCACTGAATCTCATACACAGATGTATAAAGCAGAGCATAGCTGAGAAGTGTTCAGATCAGCTTAAGCTTCCAGTGAAACATGATGCTTCATTGTTGTCTTGAGCAAGACAAcatctttctcttatttttggTGACTGTAGTTTTCAGTAGAGTGACAGCATACTTGAAGTCACTTTGAGTATGTGCTATGTGTTGATGAGATTCCTTCTCCAGGAGCAGTACTCTCTCATGGGCAAGCCTGCAGACAGCCAGACAGGCAGTCACTGGTTTTAGAAACCTTCCATCCAGAGAAGCTAAGGACAGGGCTGTCACAAATGTGGTACACACCTACTAATTCACCTGTGATTGCTGAGTGATggttattttcaaatgtattaaCAAGACAAATACCAGATTTCAGATTCTGCCAGCTAACTTCGCCAAAAATCTTCAGGTCTCTTCAGACCTCATAGAGGTCATAAATTGTCTTGGTTTTGTCGCTGCTCCCTGTTTCTGTCATCCCCAAAGGACAGCACAAATAATGTATGTGCAAAAACTCAATGCCCATTTCTGGCAAATTTGTCTGGACATCCaactctttgtttttctttttcccttccttttttcctgagtGGTCTGTTGCTATGCTCCACAAATGAGATCTAATCCTGCTGCCATGACTACAGTGCTTTTCAGGGGCTcttaaaagcaagcagcaagGTTGCTGACATGCTCTTTACAGGAGGACTCAGAGCTCTTTCAGACAGACTTCAAAAATCTGACATCACCTGCCACTTTTCCTCTGGTTTTGGTGAGTTTGGGGATTCATGGTCCTGCAAAGCTTTTATGGCAGACTCCTATTTCTTTTCTGGGCTGAGGACACAGGTGttgcaaagcagctgcagggaaaCAGCAATTTTATCTTCCATTCTGTGTTACCTCATCTTCCATTGTGAAGGCCACAAAAAGGCAAGGCAGCTCAAACGAGATGAGAACAACCCATAGATGTTTGGATGCACATCACAGGGAGATGGAAACATAGCTCTCAATAGCTTTACAAATCTCTGTGGCTAATTAGTAGGTGCTACTGTTATCCCAAGCAATTTCCAGTGTGGgaagttttgaaaattatgCAATCTTCTCAGTACTCTTACTTTATGGCTCTACAAATACTGTTCAAGAACGGATGAAATCCTGAATCATGCAAGATTAACATGGGGTAAGCATTCTTTGGATGTTTGTTATATTAACCTGGAGACTTCCAGAGAAATAATCTCAAGAAGATACTAACACAGACACAAATCTAAAAGATAATTATACTGAGTCTCCATTAGGAGCCTCTGCAGGAAGCCCTTGCACACAGAGAGCTTCTAGACCAACTGCTCTGCCTAAATTCATTGACTCTAAGGATAGCCAGAATGTCTGTCCATAATTTTATAGAAGGCTGCGAAAATGAGTGTAGGTATTGCAGAAACcaacagtgttttaaagaaagagtCTCAACAAACTTAGTACAtgaatgaaaatgttgaaatgcaGCTTATAAAGAGCACAGACAAACAGACATAAAGTTTGGCAGAAAGTAAAATTGTTTGACTAAAGAAAGCCTCCGCTAGGTATAATAAATGTAACAGAGCTACAGCTTCTAAACTATGATAGTGTGACGTGGTCAATACATGGCCAAGACTAGCAGAAGTCATTTGATCTATTTCTTTGTATGgttgccaaaagaaaaaggctttgtcCTTTTTCCCCAGCTATCTTCGTTACTGCAGCATGTGTAGCTGACTCAAATGGCTGCCCACAAAGAAGCCCATTGTGACAAATACACCAATAGTGCCTTTTGGAGCAACTGCTTCAGGCTTCACGTGCTCCAGTGTTGAGTCCAAACGATAAGTCCACTAATCCACTACCTCTGTTAAAAGTGGCATCCACGTGCTCCTACTAAACCTCAGCTGGAGCCAAACAGCATGCCCCCAGGGCAGTGCAATGCCTATGCTTACCCTTCTTGTAACTGTTCGTTCCCAGACTCCTCAGCCACAAGAATCTCGTACTCTTCAGCAGCATATCTATCCCAGTCAGAGGGTTCAGGGCCATCATTTTCAATGTCCTAAAGAGATCAGACAGTCAAGCACACTATGGCCATACCTCTCTACAGCTGTTTACAATAGGTCTAAACATCTAAACCAGCAATTCTAGGAATAGTAAACAACTGTATAGAAACAGCTAGTCAAAAATTGCCTTAAAGATTCATAATTATCTTAAACTATTTTAACATCTGCACAGAAATTACTATGAAAAAATACATCTCTTAGTCTACAAAGCTCAGTGTGTGACCTGAGCCGCCAAGAAACTGAGCCtgcttcatttcagaaatgctgaacatTAATAaccacacattttctttgctctAGCTCAGCGAGCCCTGCATCTGTGTGCTTTGTAATTGTTTAAAGAACTTGGTGatttaaaatctttaattaAATGTTAATTGTAACTGATCTTTTGAGGAACTCTTCACAGTTTGCTATGTTTGGGCAAGTTTGAGAGAAGGTTACAGAAAAACATCCTTACAAACATTTGGCCCTCTGCCATTTACTATAAGATGGGGAAAATAAGTTATCCCCCCTGGCCCCACTTGAGTGCTCTTATGATGatataatttaaacaaacaaacaaacaaataggGTGGTTCTGGCTTGGCGTATATTTAAGCCTTGAATCATGGAACCACAAAGTTCCTCTTGTAGGTTATGTGGGAACAGCTGGGAGGGAACCAGTTGGTTTTGGCATCCTCTCCACTTTACTGTACTTTGACCAGACAAGAGGCTTCTGGAAGATAGTCTTTAAGCTCTAGTCACATCTGGTTTCACTGGATATGCAAGGGGAGCCAGAAGTGAGGGACTTTACACCAACAGCTGACAAAACTCAAGTCTCTGAACATCCCACAGTTAGTGGtgagcaacaactgcaaaataCAAAAGCCGCAATCTCCTCCCgtattttttctgcttgggaagagaggaggatgattgacagcacagccaggctgatAACTAGGCACAATCTGCAACATCCAAACCTTCCATCTAGTCTGCCCCATGTGTGGCCTGATCACAGAGCTGGTGCCTCATCTGCCTCAGCCTCTATGTTGCAAAGAAGGTCTGTCTCTGGTTCCGTTTAGGCTACGGAAAATTGCTAGTGCTGTTTTAAGGATCAGACTCCAACCCAGACGTTTAATGAGTCTTCACATGTAGCCTACTTATTTATGACTGCAGCTGTGTAGGGGACAGGAAGAGACAAATGAGATCTCAAGTTCTGAATCTCACAGCTCCTTTCTAAACTGAGCAAACCAGGTTCCCTTCTAGTGCAGCTGAGACCCCTCTTTCAGCCTGCTGAATCAGTGCAACTCAGCAGGCTCCAGTCATTCTCTCTCAAATCACACACTGCACTGCCAGTGCTCGTGTAGTAGGATCAGTGATGGCAACCAAATCATAGCAGTATAACCGGTGTTGGAAGAGAcccaggaggtctctagtcccAGCCTCTACTCAAATCAGGGTTTGCTATGAGGTCAGATCAGGGGCCTCAAGGCTTTCTCCAGtcacatcttgaaaacctccaataATAGAAgctgcacaacctctctgggcaacctgttccagtgtttgactgGCCTActtgtgaaaaacattttcttatatTCAGTTGGATTTTCCTTACATCCAGTAGCATTCCAAAGATGGGTTTGAGAAAGCCTGTGTTTAGAAATAGAGGTGATTTATACCTTTTGCACTGCAAAGGGATCCCTCTGTTCATTGTCCAGATATTTCTCTAAATTGAAGAAGGTGTTGTAGAACACATGAGCCATTCTGCACCTCTTCAGGTCTCGTAGGGTTACtcttcctacagaaaaaaaaccccacattatTGTGCTACTGAGTTCTTACTTAATGAGAGACTGGACCTGTTCCTTGTCAGTCTTATCAAAGTTTTAATTATAACACCAGTatgctaaaatatttcaaaatttcttccCAAGTCAGTCAAGGATTTTAACATTGTTCAATAAATGGGTATGTTTATTAGGCTTAGATCTCACATACATATAGAAGTCTTTCACATTCCTGTGAAATATTAAAGAATGTGAATGGGGATGGTCCAGTTTCATAATCTAGACTGTCAGTGCATCCCACAGCTGCAATATACAAGACTTCTTGCTCCAGTTCCAGCAGTTAATTCACAAGGTCTCTTGTTTTAGTTTTCAAACCTCCTGATGCATAAAATTATGGCACAATAACCACTGTTCAGACCTTGTCCTTGAGCAGTAATTTCAGCCCTGTGATTCTAACACATGGCTCTACCTATAGACAGGTTTCACAGTGACATTACTTTCTCAATCCACTATAGATCAAAGAGGATGGAAACTCCCATTAAGCAGGACTTACCTTCTGTCTCTGGCTTAACAAGATCAAGCATCTGACACAGCAAGTCATGAAATGGCAGTGGTTCTATGCCCATCACTTCCATCCGCTCACATTGCTCCTCATAAAAGTACTCCAGTTCATACATGGAGAGCACTCCATCCCCATCCAGGTCCATGCACCGAAACCAGTACTCAATGCTAGGAAAAGGAGACAGGACTAGTGaaagcacagcactgcactAGGAAATCCATACAGCAGGGATTGCAGCAATGCACATTCCCTTTCCCTCATCCTCTAATGCTCTTCTGCCCCAAGGCTGACATAAAACCAGGGATGAACACAGGCCAACACTCAAGAGGCATCTCCTGTTAGTCACCTACATAGCTTCTGAGCACAGCTGTGCTCATGACCCGTTTCACCTGGTAGCTGTAGCAAGTGTCCACTGTGCCACAGCTCAACTGGGTCACGTAGGTTAGGGTGTCCCTGTCTGATTCAGCAGCAAAAGTTGGCCAAATACAACCAACTCTGAACCCACGACACTGGCTGTCCCTGAGTGACCCTGGTGAGTGATGAGGCAGGCATGGTATGCACTTATTTCCTCTACTGCTTTATAAAGAAGGCAATGCTTTCAGGCAGTTGCAGTCTACATCCTTTCAACTCTGGATAGTCCAACCCTGCATTTATGAATTCTTCTGATTTTTACTCATAAGATTCCTTGTCCTAATAATCATGTGCAGATCTAGTTCGGCCCTGCACAATAGTCTCCCACCGGCTGTACAAACGAGTCACACAGGCACTTACAAGGTGACACAGTGAAGTTTCCCTACAAATCCTTCTTACACACTTACTACATGCATGAAGGGAACATGCCTATCTGCTGCAAATATCTCATGGGTGTATCCCTAGAGCCAGTGCTTCATGGCATGGGGTAACCAAAGGGATTGGTGACTACCAAGACATTTAACATTACAAGAAAACTCTGCTTCTACACAATTTCTCCTCAAGAAAGGCAAATGATTTGACCAAACGTTGACAGTAAGTTGCTTTCTTCCTGATAATCTCAGGAACCCAAGCTGCTGTCTCTTGTAGAAAGTGGTACGTCACAGAAGTTGCTATAATCTTATCTGCTCATCTCAATACTTCGACTAAGACACAGAAATCAGTCAGACCTTGTAGCACTCCTTTTGTCTTCCTCTGAAATCAGGAGCCACACAAAATCAGCATAGCTCATGCGGCCTTCCTTTTGAACTTCATTGCCTCTGGAAGACAcgtgagaaaaaaaacccaaacaacaaatcACAAGGCTCCTAAATACTCAGAATGTTatcagatttttcaaaacacCCAAATCACTGGTGAGAGAAAATGGGGCATTGTCACCCATTTAGCCTGTACTCCCTGCACTCTGCAGCACCAGTCCTTGTGCGCTTCCCCACAGGCACAGCATTTGCTGCCTTGCTGTCACTCCAGAGCTGAGGCTCATCTACCACATCCCCTCCCACAACAAGTGCTGCATTGTTTTACTTTTCGAAGACTTTAAAGCAGTGCTCTCCAGCTATCCCTGTGCCACTGTGGGGCACAAACACATAGTGCTTGCATGTTACCTCCGGCTATGCCCAGCTTGTTCTACAGTAAGGTCTATAGGTGGTCATCTTatgggattttttaatttgttttcttaagataCCCAGAAGTCTCACTCCATTTTCACGCAGCTCCAGCTGGAGCACCATGTTGGGAACCATTCTGATCAGTGGGGATTTTTGAGAGTATCTTGCATTTCTCACCAGCCTGACAGAAATTCTCTTCACTTCTATCCCCAACCAGTATGCTATTCCTCACCTCACCACAGCGCCGCTGAATATTCGCTCAATAATCCTGTTAGATAAagctggaaacaaagaaaacagagaaaatgaagctaCAGGTCACAGGAATAACTACAATCGGTTGTTTATGCTGAATCCACACAAAGCCACTTCCTATTGCTAGAAGAATGCTCTACATTGCCTGTCTAACAACTTCACTGGTCTCTGTTTAGTGGcattttgtaaaaaacaaaGCTGACTCTCACAGCGTGTCTGCCTCTGTATGCTCCCAAACACCATATTTCCCCACAAATATGGCAACTGTGTATTATCTGGATTCTTGGACATGGGCAGGGTTATTCCTACTTTGCTGCAGTAGGATTTGTCACACAAGCAAATCCTGCTGATAAGAGATTATTTCAGCATGTATTGCAAAAGTTCAGTTATCAAGCAAAAAATCACATATCAAATCCCTACAAAACACTTCTTAGCAGAGCAGAAGCTGTGGCAATCgtgctgcagggaaggacaATGAAAAACAAGCATCGTTTTAGGCGAGCGGGAGGGCTTTGCCAGCCAGGAAATGTGTGGGATAGATTGTTATGGCAGAGACACACCAGCCGAGCAGGAAGTACCAGTCTTGAGCACGATTTCCACACTGACCTCACCGTCCCAGGCTGCTGATACACTTCCTTTAGACCTCCACCCTAGCTCCTTCTACACGTTCTCCATCACTTCTGTAGTCCTGGCACACTTCTGACACAACAGCCAGGCAGACCCAACCTGCACCACACCTCAAACTCCCCTGGCATAGTGCTGACAGCCTGCTGTACCCCTGCACTGATAGCTTCTCCCCTTCACCCTGCCCACAGCACCCCTTCTATCTTTAGCTCTCCAGCACCCAGTGCTCTCAAGCCTCCTGTGCAAGTACTCCATCCCCACACCCCAGCCTCCCAGCAGGGACCAAGTCCCCCGTACCACCTATCCTAAGTCAGGCAATCCTCCACTCTCACCTCATCCAGCCCTATTATCAACGCTCCTGACCCCTGTGACTGTCACACTCACCCAGAACCCCCATGGCCTTCCCATAAACGCCTGCGCTCAGAACACGTGGGCCACCACACCACTCTGACACAGACACATACCTACAGCATTGTCATTCTCACgccccttttcttctttcttcttcagcccACTAGGATCTTGGCTCCTACAAAATGTTGTCCTCATCCCCAGAGTTCCAGCAATGCCTGACAACTTGTTGCACCTCCAGATCCCTGTAGCCCTACACACTACAACACCTTACCACACCCATCACCTTTCCTGCCACCTCCAGTGACATGTGTCCAAATATCCTGTTTCCCCATATCCGATTCTAGATGCCAGACCTCCTTCCCAAAAAGTGCAGCAACCGCACAAAAGAATTCAAGAAGGCTGTGTCTTCAGGATTAAACATGCTGGTCAATAGCTCAAGCTCTTGCCCAAGATATTACATCATGAGTCCTAACAGGTTAGCACATAGACGTATCATGCTCTCAGAACATGGATAATCCTAAAAAGAGCCGACCTGAGTGCCTCCATCTAGCACAACGTATACAGAACAAGTGCATTTGGATTTTTTAGCCCTTTGTAGATTTGCATTCCACTAACTTATCTACGGCCCTTGAACCTTAGAAAACTCATAGCATCTGCTTAACTTGTGGAAAGGACTTCCACACTGAACTCAAGAGATATTCTCCATAGTGCATTTGCAAACTGGAATTCACCAAGCTTCAATGGACTCTGGAATTTCTCTCACGCATAACTAGACTGCACTTCAGCAATCTTTGAAGTTCACATGGGCTTGTCCTTCTTGTTCCTACTTCCAAGTTCCTGCAAAACCCTTAGAAAATAATGAGCAAGTTTCAAGACATTATTTTAGCTTGTCCTTCTGGCAATGACCCACACATGAACAGAAGCTCCCTCTCTAGCTACTCATGCAGAAAATAGTGTGCACTGCATTTCTCTCTAAGCCCCTACAACTGGTTCTGTAAATCACCATTTGTGTAAGAGATGGATAGCTCCATGTAAATTTTTCTGAGGCATCAAATTAAAGCTAGGCTTTACTCTTTAGTGGGAACATTCTATTTTCAACAATTCCCTTCGTCCCACCACAGCTTGCAGGCAGCATACCTTGATCACTGTACCTAGCCAGATCCTTCTGGCTGATGTAAAGATCATGATCAGTGTCCAGCTCCCAGAATTTACAGTATATAACATAGAAGTGCTCATAGGAGAAATAATCTGTGATCTGATTTATGTCATCCTCTTCTTCCAAGAGAGCAAGAGTCTGAAAGAGTACATATAAAGTGGGAAGTTAAACCTACACAAAGAGGCAGTTCAGCAGCTGAAGTCCTCCAACTTCTGTGGAAGTTGGGTGAATGCTGCTCTGAGAGCTAATCCAAAACGCAGCCTTTCTCCCATATAGATTTTGTTGCTGCATTCCTTAATAGGCACTTATAGAGCATCTGGCTTGGCTATCCTGGTTAGCACACGTATGCACAATATTTCTGCCACTTCCATGAACAATTTCTGCTAATTTTCAGGTATAGCAAAGAATGAggcagagaaacaagaatgcAACTGCTGTCTCAGCTGGGATCCattatttgtaaaacatttctgacCTGCACCAGGGACTCTTAGAACCATTTACAGCAGCAAGTCCACAGCTCTCCACAGGAACTGAGATTTAACTTTACACATCACACATCCTTGCCTGGCTCCCAAAGGGCAAAACTGAGTCTTATTCCAGACTCATGCCTGGACTGGGGAAGGAGTGATGGATCCCAAGCAGATCAAACCAATCACACTGATTTTTCTGGGCTGTTGCTGACAGGAATTAGTCTGGTTTAACTGGGAGGCTTAGACAGATTTCCAACCATGACATCCGTCAACATGCCTTGTTAGAAAACATTTAGCGACAATGTCCTTGTTTCATTCCCACTTCACACCTACCTCTGTCATTCCCTCCATTCTGCCTTCCCATCTGACAGGAGAGTATTGCACATTTACCAGTGCTACCTCCCTGCTTGCCTTTCTCCCAGTGCTGAGGCCATGGGACACCAGACAGCCTTTTCAGTCTAATAAATTACAGCTGCAGGAATGTGAAAAAGCTAACAAACTCAACTGAGCTATAGGTCTGTCCTCCCCTGCCCTCACAGCCTCTCAGAAGGGAGGAGGTGAAAAACAGCCTAAGAGCTATCCCAGGGAGTTGTGTCTCTAAGCAGGCAGGCTTAGTGGCCCTTctacccataaccctaaaaacAGATGCCATCCTATACGTAGGCACTGATAGTTCACCATCAACTTTCAGTCATCTCCACATCCAAGGAACCCAACTGAGTCTCAACAAAACTCTCACATCCTGCTATCCACCAGGTTCAGTAAAGTTTGAGGCAGGGACAACAGGATGGCACCACCAGACCTGCACTACTCTGACTTGCTGACACCCAACTCTAAAAACCTCCGACCAATCACTCATTAGCCTCTTCAGATTCTTCATGGGTCTCTCCATTTCTTTACAGATGTTAATCACTTGGGGAGGTTTTTCAataactatttttcttccttttatagCTCATGCCAAAATATGCCATTTACACATACAGCAAAGAGCTGACCAAGCAAAATTATGGTCCCAGAGCTGaacctccctgctgcaggagatgAAAGGCAGAGTAgatatgcaataaaaaaaaaaggggaagagtgTATAAAGGGAGAAAATGAGTGAATAAAGTCGCAGGATAAGTTGGGAAGATTTGTTTATAACAGAGGTtagggaggaactggg
Coding sequences within:
- the PPP2R3A gene encoding serine/threonine-protein phosphatase 2A regulatory subunit B'' subunit alpha isoform X4, whose amino-acid sequence is MMIKESSLRRDPDLGGELAFLAKGCDFVLPSRFKRRLKSFQQAQVQNKQEKKPGTSSTVPLNAAVSPCTLLPVNKATSSTPLSINIPRFYFPKGLPNVCTNHEEIIARIEEAFTEFEDEKANICEMGKIAKICGCPLYWKAPMFNASGGERTGCVSVRSFVSMWRKILCNCHDDASRFTYLLAKPSCDYLEQEDFILLLQDVVETHPGLTFLKDAPEFHSRYITTVIQRIFYTVNRSWSGKITLTELRKSNFLQTLALLEEEDDINQITDYFSYEHFYVIYCKFWELDTDHDLYISQKDLARYSDQALSNRIIERIFSGAVVRGNEVQKEGRMSYADFVWLLISEEDKRSATSIEYWFRCMDLDGDGVLSMYELEYFYEEQCERMEVMGIEPLPFHDLLCQMLDLVKPETEGRVTLRDLKRCRMAHVFYNTFFNLEKYLDNEQRDPFAVQKDIENDGPEPSDWDRYAAEEYEILVAEESGNEQLQEGSFEEDYDTDEVLSPPETGDKSDKLVISDLSA